The following proteins come from a genomic window of Miscanthus floridulus cultivar M001 chromosome 2, ASM1932011v1, whole genome shotgun sequence:
- the LOC136522683 gene encoding E3 ubiquitin protein ligase DRIP2-like isoform X3, with amino-acid sequence MQPGPTSPPADEVVVVAQQAPAAGGRADDDGDVVKAAAGGAREDKDGRRGATASARGRKRRRRGGGGGPSSYSAAAGTRGVVMVKRDLLARCMTCPLCRRLLRDATTISECLHTFCRKCIYQKFDDEEVECCPVCKIDLGCTPTEKLRADHSLQDVRSKLFPFKRKKINAEEVPSSISLPTKIKERSISSLVVDTPKVKPTGLTGRRTRAVARKAATAAATAALRELGLIIEDPVKKEIDSCDSHSHNSNLPANSSKAPQTRRQISPDAEASNHSSNKDTEGDSKDELADKSELWRPLNCLVEAANRTKSFRSSSQSPVVKGEQINGSTSGTFASKAKARENLEKSKTEDDKKDVPTPPVLPKRRAQGTAWKRKDLQAQTDVKPDAAAAQSAKKFSSIWFSLIATFDQQGDPPLPQIPSHYLRINRYIYDKQYNARQKM; translated from the exons ATGCAGCCGGGGCCCACCTCGCCGCCAGCGgacgaggtggtggtggtggcgcagCAGGCGCCCGCCGCGGGGGGCCGGgctgacgacgacggcgacgtggtcaaggcggcggcggggggagcccgggaggacaaggacgggaGGAGGGGCGCCACCGCATCCGCCCGGGGGAGGAAGAGAcggaggcgcggcggcggcggcggcccctcCTCCTACTCCGCCGCCGCGGGGACGCGCGGGGTCGTCATGGTCAAGCGGGACCTGCTCGCGCGCTGCATGACGTGCCCGctctgccgccgcctcctccgcgaCGCCACCACCATCTCCGAGTGCCTCCACACGT TTTGCAGAAAGTGTATATATCAGAAGTTTGATGATGAGGAAGTAGAATGCTGCCCAGTATGTAAAATTGATCTTGGCTGCACACCTACTGAGAAGCTTAG AGCCGATCACAGCTTACAAGATGTAAGATCAAAACTTTTTCCATTCAAAAGAAAGAAGATTAATGCAGAAGAAGTTCCATCTAGTATTTCActtcccactaaaattaaagaaAGATCTATCTCTTCATTAGTCGTCGATACACCTAAAGTCAAACCAACAGGCTTGACTGGACGGCGAACAAGAGCAGTTGCCAGAAAagctgccactgctgctgccaCTGCCGCCTTGCGTGAACTTGGTCTAATTATTGAAGATCCTGTGAAAAAGGAAATTGATAGTTGTGACAGTCATTCTCACAATTCAAATTTGCCTGCTAATTCAAGCAAAGCACCACAAACAAGAAGACAG ATATCACCTGATGCGGAGGCATCTAACCATTCCTCCAACAAAGATACCGAAGGTGATAGTAAGGATGAGTTGGCAGATAAGTCTGAACTCTGGCGTCCTTTAAATTGTTTAGTAGAAGCTGCGAACAGGACAAAATCCTTTAGGTCAAGTTCACAGAGTCCAGTTGTTAAGGGAGAGCAAATCAATGGCTCTACAAGTGGTACATTTGCTAGCAAAGCAAAGGCAAGGGAGAATCTGGAGAAGTCCAAAACCGAGGATGACAAAAAAGATGTTCCCACGCCACCAGTGCTGCCAAAAAGAAGAGCTCAAGGTACTGCATGGAAGAGGAAAGATCTTCAAGCTCAAACAGATGTGAAGCCTGATGCTGCAGCTGCACAGAGTGCAAAAAAGTTCAGCTCCATATGGTTTTCATTGATTGCTACGTTTGACCA ACAAGGAGATCCACCTTTACCACAGATTCCTTCCCACTATTTGCGAATAAA CAGATACATCTACGACAAACAGTACAATGCTAGACAGAAAATGTAG
- the LOC136522683 gene encoding E3 ubiquitin protein ligase DRIP2-like isoform X2: MQPGPTSPPADEVVVVAQQAPAAGGRADDDGDVVKAAAGGAREDKDGRRGATASARGRKRRRRGGGGGPSSYSAAAGTRGVVMVKRDLLARCMTCPLCRRLLRDATTISECLHTFCRKCIYQKFDDEEVECCPVCKIDLGCTPTEKLRADHSLQDVRSKLFPFKRKKINAEEVPSSISLPTKIKERSISSLVVDTPKVKPTGLTGRRTRAVARKAATAAATAALRELGLIIEDPVKKEIDSCDSHSHNSNLPANSSKAPQTRRQISPDAEASNHSSNKDTEGDSKDELADKSELWRPLNCLVEAANRTKSFRSSSQSPVVKGEQINGSTSGTFASKAKARENLEKSKTEDDKKDVPTPPVLPKRRAQGTAWKRKDLQAQTDVKPDAAAAQSAKKFSSIWFSLIATFDQDGNVPASSIQKYLMQKLSLPSESEVEIKCCEQPVNPSQPLCNLVELWLKGRATQTTQTMTGSSAKKFVMVITYGRPKAPAM; encoded by the exons ATGCAGCCGGGGCCCACCTCGCCGCCAGCGgacgaggtggtggtggtggcgcagCAGGCGCCCGCCGCGGGGGGCCGGgctgacgacgacggcgacgtggtcaaggcggcggcggggggagcccgggaggacaaggacgggaGGAGGGGCGCCACCGCATCCGCCCGGGGGAGGAAGAGAcggaggcgcggcggcggcggcggcccctcCTCCTACTCCGCCGCCGCGGGGACGCGCGGGGTCGTCATGGTCAAGCGGGACCTGCTCGCGCGCTGCATGACGTGCCCGctctgccgccgcctcctccgcgaCGCCACCACCATCTCCGAGTGCCTCCACACGT TTTGCAGAAAGTGTATATATCAGAAGTTTGATGATGAGGAAGTAGAATGCTGCCCAGTATGTAAAATTGATCTTGGCTGCACACCTACTGAGAAGCTTAG AGCCGATCACAGCTTACAAGATGTAAGATCAAAACTTTTTCCATTCAAAAGAAAGAAGATTAATGCAGAAGAAGTTCCATCTAGTATTTCActtcccactaaaattaaagaaAGATCTATCTCTTCATTAGTCGTCGATACACCTAAAGTCAAACCAACAGGCTTGACTGGACGGCGAACAAGAGCAGTTGCCAGAAAagctgccactgctgctgccaCTGCCGCCTTGCGTGAACTTGGTCTAATTATTGAAGATCCTGTGAAAAAGGAAATTGATAGTTGTGACAGTCATTCTCACAATTCAAATTTGCCTGCTAATTCAAGCAAAGCACCACAAACAAGAAGACAG ATATCACCTGATGCGGAGGCATCTAACCATTCCTCCAACAAAGATACCGAAGGTGATAGTAAGGATGAGTTGGCAGATAAGTCTGAACTCTGGCGTCCTTTAAATTGTTTAGTAGAAGCTGCGAACAGGACAAAATCCTTTAGGTCAAGTTCACAGAGTCCAGTTGTTAAGGGAGAGCAAATCAATGGCTCTACAAGTGGTACATTTGCTAGCAAAGCAAAGGCAAGGGAGAATCTGGAGAAGTCCAAAACCGAGGATGACAAAAAAGATGTTCCCACGCCACCAGTGCTGCCAAAAAGAAGAGCTCAAGGTACTGCATGGAAGAGGAAAGATCTTCAAGCTCAAACAGATGTGAAGCCTGATGCTGCAGCTGCACAGAGTGCAAAAAAGTTCAGCTCCATATGGTTTTCATTGATTGCTACGTTTGACCA AGACGGAAATGTCCCTGCTTCATCTATCCAAAAGTACCTCATGCAGAAGCTCAGTCTTCCAAGTGAGTCTGAG GTGGAAATAAAGTGTTGCGAGCAGCCAGTGAACCCTTCACAACCTCTGTGCAATTTAGTAGAGCTGTGGCTGAAGGGAAGAGCGACACAGACAACTCAGACAATGACTGGTTCGTCCGCTAAAAAGTTTGTGATGGTGATAACATACGGACGGCCAAAGGCCCCTGCAATGTGA
- the LOC136522683 gene encoding E3 ubiquitin protein ligase DRIP2-like isoform X1: MQPGPTSPPADEVVVVAQQAPAAGGRADDDGDVVKAAAGGAREDKDGRRGATASARGRKRRRRGGGGGPSSYSAAAGTRGVVMVKRDLLARCMTCPLCRRLLRDATTISECLHTFCRKCIYQKFDDEEVECCPVCKIDLGCTPTEKLRADHSLQDVRSKLFPFKRKKINAEEVPSSISLPTKIKERSISSLVVDTPKVKPTGLTGRRTRAVARKAATAAATAALRELGLIIEDPVKKEIDSCDSHSHNSNLPANSSKAPQTRRQISPDAEASNHSSNKDTEGDSKDELADKSELWRPLNCLVEAANRTKSFRSSSQSPVVKGEQINGSTSGTFASKAKARENLEKSKTEDDKKDVPTPPVLPKRRAQGTAWKRKDLQAQTDVKPDAAAAQSAKKFSSIWFSLIATFDQQGDPPLPQIPSHYLRIKDGNVPASSIQKYLMQKLSLPSESEVEIKCCEQPVNPSQPLCNLVELWLKGRATQTTQTMTGSSAKKFVMVITYGRPKAPAM; the protein is encoded by the exons ATGCAGCCGGGGCCCACCTCGCCGCCAGCGgacgaggtggtggtggtggcgcagCAGGCGCCCGCCGCGGGGGGCCGGgctgacgacgacggcgacgtggtcaaggcggcggcggggggagcccgggaggacaaggacgggaGGAGGGGCGCCACCGCATCCGCCCGGGGGAGGAAGAGAcggaggcgcggcggcggcggcggcccctcCTCCTACTCCGCCGCCGCGGGGACGCGCGGGGTCGTCATGGTCAAGCGGGACCTGCTCGCGCGCTGCATGACGTGCCCGctctgccgccgcctcctccgcgaCGCCACCACCATCTCCGAGTGCCTCCACACGT TTTGCAGAAAGTGTATATATCAGAAGTTTGATGATGAGGAAGTAGAATGCTGCCCAGTATGTAAAATTGATCTTGGCTGCACACCTACTGAGAAGCTTAG AGCCGATCACAGCTTACAAGATGTAAGATCAAAACTTTTTCCATTCAAAAGAAAGAAGATTAATGCAGAAGAAGTTCCATCTAGTATTTCActtcccactaaaattaaagaaAGATCTATCTCTTCATTAGTCGTCGATACACCTAAAGTCAAACCAACAGGCTTGACTGGACGGCGAACAAGAGCAGTTGCCAGAAAagctgccactgctgctgccaCTGCCGCCTTGCGTGAACTTGGTCTAATTATTGAAGATCCTGTGAAAAAGGAAATTGATAGTTGTGACAGTCATTCTCACAATTCAAATTTGCCTGCTAATTCAAGCAAAGCACCACAAACAAGAAGACAG ATATCACCTGATGCGGAGGCATCTAACCATTCCTCCAACAAAGATACCGAAGGTGATAGTAAGGATGAGTTGGCAGATAAGTCTGAACTCTGGCGTCCTTTAAATTGTTTAGTAGAAGCTGCGAACAGGACAAAATCCTTTAGGTCAAGTTCACAGAGTCCAGTTGTTAAGGGAGAGCAAATCAATGGCTCTACAAGTGGTACATTTGCTAGCAAAGCAAAGGCAAGGGAGAATCTGGAGAAGTCCAAAACCGAGGATGACAAAAAAGATGTTCCCACGCCACCAGTGCTGCCAAAAAGAAGAGCTCAAGGTACTGCATGGAAGAGGAAAGATCTTCAAGCTCAAACAGATGTGAAGCCTGATGCTGCAGCTGCACAGAGTGCAAAAAAGTTCAGCTCCATATGGTTTTCATTGATTGCTACGTTTGACCA ACAAGGAGATCCACCTTTACCACAGATTCCTTCCCACTATTTGCGAATAAA AGACGGAAATGTCCCTGCTTCATCTATCCAAAAGTACCTCATGCAGAAGCTCAGTCTTCCAAGTGAGTCTGAG GTGGAAATAAAGTGTTGCGAGCAGCCAGTGAACCCTTCACAACCTCTGTGCAATTTAGTAGAGCTGTGGCTGAAGGGAAGAGCGACACAGACAACTCAGACAATGACTGGTTCGTCCGCTAAAAAGTTTGTGATGGTGATAACATACGGACGGCCAAAGGCCCCTGCAATGTGA